Proteins encoded by one window of Nicotiana tabacum cultivar K326 chromosome 10, ASM71507v2, whole genome shotgun sequence:
- the LOC107817730 gene encoding receptor-like protein kinase THESEUS 1, whose protein sequence is MVIFVLVVVLSSFLIQESNAAFTPADNYLLACGSSKNVTFLGQIFVPDTTHSSVALESPENSIASTSNSTAPFSIYQSVRIFHTTTSYKFDIHQQGRHWVRLYFYPIPGHNLTSASLTVVTENFVLLNDFSFNKYKGKYLFKEYAINVTSDSLTIALIPSNNSVAFINAIEVVSVPDELIPEQAVAVSPTAPFNGLSELALETVYRLNMGGPLVTAQNDTLGRTWENDMKYLHVNSSAVKASVNPSSIKYPDTIRPEIAPNWVYATAETMGDANTANGNFNITWEFPVDPSFMYFIRVHFCDIVSKSMNTLLFNLYINDDIALLDLDLSNSAGNLEVPYYKDFVSNSTTNSGILTVSVGPDTGADWINAIMNGLEIMKISNAARSLSGVSSVETLLVMHHKKNKKGVIIGSAVGASAALAIIGLCYCCLVARRSKTSQQGQGHPWLPLPLYGNSLTLTKMSTTSQKSGTASCISLVSANLGRFFSFQEIMDATNKFDESLLLGVGGFGRVYKGTLEDGTRLAVKRGNPRSEQGLAEFRTEIEMLSKLRHRHLVSLIGYCDERSEMILVYEYMANGPLRSHLYGTDLPPLSWKQRLEICIGAARGLHYLHTGASQSIIHRDVKTTNILLDENFVAKVADFGLSKTGPALDQTHVSTAVKGSFGYLDPEYFRRQQLTEKSDVYSFGVVLMEVLCTRPALNPVLPREQVNIAEWAMTWQKKGMLDQIMDPNLAGKVTSASLKKFGETAEKCLADHGVDRPSMGDVLWNLEYALQLEETSSALAEPDDNSTNHIPGIPLTPLEPFDNSVSMIEGINSGTDDDAEDAATSAVFSQLVNPRGR, encoded by the coding sequence ATGGTGATTTTTGTTCTAGTTGTTGTACTGTCCAGTTTTTTGATTCAAGAATCCAATGCTGCATTTACTCCTGCTGATAACTATTTGCTTGCTTGTggatcttccaaaaatgtaaccTTTCTTGGCCAGATTTTTGTTCCTGATACAACCCATTCTTCAGTTGCTTTAGAAAGTCCAGAAAATTCTATTGCTTCTACATCCAATTCCACTGCCCCATTTTCAATTTATCAGTCTGTTAGAATTTTCCACACTACAACATCTTACAAGTTTGATATTCATCAACAAGGGCGACACTGGGTCCGCCTTTATTTCTATCCTATTCCTGGCCATAACTTAACATCTGCCTCATTAACAGTGGTCACAGAAAACTTTGTACTGTTGAACGATTTCAGTTTCAATAAGTATAAAGGTAAATACCTTTTTAAGGAATATGCAATCAATGTCACTTCAGATAGCTTGACTATTGCTTTAATCCCTTCAAACAACTCAGTTGCGTTTATTAATGCGATTGAAGTTGTATCAGTACCTGATGAGTTGATTCCTGAACAAGCAGTGGCTGTTTCTCCAACAGCCCCTTTCAATGGTCTTTCTGAACTAGCCCTTGAGACTGTTTATCGTCTAAACATGGGCGGTCCTTTGGTTACTGCTCAGAATGATACCTTAGGGAGAACTTGGGAGAATGACATGAAGTACCTGCACGTCAATAGCTCTGCGGTCAAAGCTTCAGTTAATCCGTCAAGCATAAAATATCCAGATACCATCCGTCCTGAAATAGCACCAAATTGGGTTTATGCTACTGCTGAAACCATGGGAGATGCTAATACTGCCAATGGGAATTTCAATATTACATGGGAGTTCCCAGTTGATCCGAGCTTCATGTATTTCATCCGCGTACATTTTTGTGATATCGTgagcaaatccatgaatactcTACTTTTTAACCTGTATATAAATGATGACATTGCTTTACTGGACCTAGACTTGTCAAATTCAGCTGGTAACTTGGAGGTGCCGTATTACAAGGACTTTGTCTCCAACTCCACAACGAATTCAGGTATTCTGACAGTCAGTGTTGGTCCAGACACAGGAGCCGATTGGATCAATGCCATTATGAACGGATTGGAAATCATGAAGATTAGCAATGCAGCAAGAAGCTTGAGTGGGGTTTCGTCTGTCGAGACTCTACTTGTGATGCATCACAAAAAGAACAAGAAAGGTGTTATAATCGGGTCTGCTGTCGGAGCATCAGCTGCATTAGCAATTATTGGGTTGTGTTATTGCTGCTTGGTAGCCCGCAGATCAAAGACCTCTCAACAGGGGCAGGGGCACCCATGGCTTCCTCTTCCACTGTACGGAAACTCTTTAACTTTGACAAAGATGTCTACAACTTCTCAAAAGAGTGGAACCGCAAGCTGTATCTCCTTAGTTTCAGCCAATCTTGGGCGATTCTTCAGTTTCCAAGAAATAATGGATGCTACTAATAAATTTGATGAAAGCTTGCTTCTTGGGGTTGGTGGTTTTGGTAGAGTATACAAGGGAACACTAGAAGATGGGACAAGGCTTGCTGTCAAAAGAGGAAACCCGAGATCTGAACAAGGTCTAGCTGAATTTCGAACAGAGATTGAAATGTTGTCCAAACTTCGCCACCGCCATCTTGTGTCTTTGATCGGCTATTGTGATGAAAGATCAGAAATGATATTGGTTTATGAATACATGGCGAATGGACCTCTCCGAAGTCACCTTTATGGAACGGATCTTCCACCTCTCTCATGGAAGCAGCGTCTTGAGATTTGTATAGGTGCTGCAAGGGGGCTGCATTACCTCCACACTGGTGCATCCCAAAGTATCATTCACCGTGATGTGAAAACTACAAACATACTCTTGGATGAGAATTTTGTAGCCAAAGTTGCTGATTTTGGTCTTTCTAAAACTGGACCGGCTCTTGATCAGACCCACGTCAGTACTGCTGTTAAAGGTAGCTTTGGATACCTGGATCCTGAGTACTTTAGGAGACAGCAGCTTACAGAGAAATCAGATGTTTATTCATTTGGTGTTGTCCTAATGGAAGTGCTGTGCACCAGACCTGCGCTGAATCCAGTCCTACCACGGGAACAAGTCAATATAGCGGAATGGGCCATGACTTGGCAAAAGAAAGGCATGTTGGATCAGATAATGGACCCAAATCTTGCAGGGAAGGTGACTTCAGCCTCCCTTAAGAAGTTTGGGGAGACGGCGGAGAAGTGTTTGGCTGACCATGGAGTTGATAGACCTTCAATGGGAGATGTTCTGTGGAATCTGGAATATGCTCTTCAACTTGAGGAAACCTCATCAGCTCTGGCGGAGCCCGATGATAACAGTACAAACCATATACCCGGCATACCTTTGACACCACTTGAGCCATTCGACAATAGTGTGAGTATGATTGAAGGGATTAACTCTGGAACTGATGATGATGCAGAGGATGCTGCCACTAGTGCTGTTTTCTCTCAGCTGGTAAACCCACGGGGAAGGTAA
- the LOC107817731 gene encoding uncharacterized protein LOC107817731: MSNLINKWFFAIVILFLAGLTEIEGGELITCNNRKSKCFLKRFYCPPECPTAYPSQPNAKVCYLNCNSPMCKPECRNRKANCNHPGAACLDPRFIGGDGIVFYFHGKSNEHFSLVSDLNLQINARFIGLRPAGRPRDYTWIQALGILFDTHAFSVEATKAEIWDDEVDHLKFYYDGKELGIPEGYPSTWESSESSSIKVERTSSKNGALITLSEVAEISVNAVPITKEDDRIHNYQLPSDDCFAHLDVQFRFYGLSTKVEGVLGRTYQPDFKNPAKLGVAMPVVGGEDKYRTPTLLSPNCNSCIFSPAGVLEESDPLVMDFGALDCTGGSSSGHGIVCRK, from the exons ATGAGTAACCTAATAAACAAGTGGTTTTTCGCCATTGTGATACTCTTCCTAGCTGGTCTAACAGAGATCGAAGGAGGAGAACTTATAACCTGCAATAACAGGAAAAGCAAATGCTTTCTGAAACGATTTTACTGCCCACCAGAATGCCCAACAGCATATCCAAGTCAACCAAACGCTAAAGTTTGCTATCTCAATTGTAATTCGCCCATGTGCAAGCCTGAGTGCAGAA ATAGGAAGGCGAATTGCAATCACCCCGGAGCAGCATGCTTGGATCCTCGCTTCATTGGTGGAGATGGAATTGTCTTTTACTTCCATGGCAAGAGCAATGAGCATTTCAGCTTAGTTTCAGACCTTAATCTCCAGATTAATGCTCGCTTCATTGGGCTTCGACCTGCTGGTAGACCCCGAGACTACACATGGATTCAAGCTCTTGGAATCCTCTTTGACACACATGCTTTCTCAGTTGAGGCTACCAAGGCAGAGATTTGGGACGACGAAGTTGATCACCTGAAATTCTATTACGATGGAAAGGAGTTAGGCATACCAGAAGGCTATCCATCTACATGGGAATCCTCTGAAAGCAGCAGTATTAAGGTAGAAAGAACTTCAAGCAAGAACGGTGCTTTGATCACACTTTCAGAAGTTGCAGAAATTTCAGTTAATGCAGTACCTATTACAAAAGAAGATGACAGGATCCACAATTATCAGTTACCTTCTGATGACTGCTTCGCTCACCTGGACGTGCAGTTCAGATTCTATGGCCTCTCAACCAAGGTTGAAGGTGTTCTTGGCCGAACTTACCAGCCAGACTTCAAGAATCCAGCAAAACTAGGTGTTGCGATGCCTGTAGTGGGAGGTGAAGACAAGTACAGAACTCCAACCCTTTTGTCTCCCAACTGTAACTCCTGTATCTTCTCTCCAGCTGGAGTTTTGGAAGAATCAGACCCACTAGTCATGGATTTTGGGGCTTTAGACTGTACTGGGGGATCAAGCAGCGGCCATGGAATAGTTTGCAGAAAATGA
- the LOC142165290 gene encoding uncharacterized protein LOC142165290: MTTPARACWIVRKILDAKKRYLNKDLNEALKDCCTTDKFRIKKTYQAFLPQYQKMKWRGLVLGSKTIPKHKFILWLALMGRLATVDRIQKWGVKVQSDCVLCNTGAEETLQHLFFQCSYSAYIWNPILQWLGEKRKVSNWEEETEWISRKTRNSRSRAQILQFLYAATVYHLWNERNIRRFQDKKKEGRQILKEIVIQMHIRRGQQFSKWRRVLESLNS; the protein is encoded by the coding sequence ATGACAACTCCAGCTAGAGCTTGTTGGATAGTACGGAAAATATTGGACGCAAAGAAACGGTACTTGAACAAGGATTTAAATGAGGCATTAAAAGACTGTTGCACCACAGATAAGTTCAGAATCAAAAAAACATACCAAGCCTTTCTACCACAGTATCAGAAGATGAAATGGAGAGGACTTGTATTGGGATCAAAGACTATTCCAAAACACAAGTTTATTTTATGGCTGGCACTTATGGGAAGGTTAGCTACTGTGGATCGAATACAGAAATGGGGTGTCAAAGTACAATCAGATTGTGTTTTGTGTAATACAGGAGCTGAGGAGACTTTGCAGCATTTGTTCTTCCAGTGCAGCTACTCTGCCTACATCTGGAATCCAATACTTCAATGGCTAGGAGAAAAGAGAAAGGTTAGTAACTGGGAAGAAGAAACAGAATGGATTAGCAGAAAAACAAGGAACAGCAGATCACGAGCACAGATTCTACAATTCTTATATGCTGCTACTGTTTACCATTTGTGGAATGAAAGAAACATAAGAAGATttcaagacaaaaagaaagaggGTCGACAGATCCTTAAAGAGATTGTAATACAAATGCATATAAGAAGAGGACAACAATTTAGCAAATGGAGGAGAGTCCTAGAGTCTTTGAATAGCTAA